The genomic DNA ACTCACAAAGATGAAAAATTCATATATGTCACAgcgaagggaagggaagggaagggaagctTATCAGTTATCACAACCTGAATATAAAtctttttacatatttttctctttgagtTTCCAATCCCAACGAAGAAGAGTCCAGAAAAGCGAAAGAGCCTGATTTAGCATTCAAGCAAATCAACCAGATCTCATTGCCCgacctctccccccccccccccccccctctttctctGCTTTTTCCTTCAATTTGGTGCGATCACGAATCAATCCTATTTCTCGATCTCCTTCGAACGCAGGTTCGCAATCAGATCTCATCTACACCTCTCTGATCCAACGCATTTCTCACCGCCCTATTCCCCTGATTTCGTCATTCCCATTCGCATCACCTTTGAATTTGataattattagtttttgttGCTATTTGAGATCAATCCCCCAACGAGAAATTCCACGACATGAACTCCAACTACGGGAAATCCAACAAACCCTCGTCCCTCAACAACTACGGCTTCGATTTCGGAGGACTCGGCTCCAATCGTTCCCGACCTCTCAACGAGCAGAAGAGCCAAACAGCTTCTTCATTCACTTCTTCCCAATCCAAGCCCAATACCTCGTCTTCTTGGCAGCCTAGGCCGTCCTGGACTCACCAACCGGCGGCGATTCAGCCGGCTCCCCCCGGCTTGAATGGTCCATCCTCGATGGTCGGCGACATATTCGGGAAGACCTGGTCTTCGTCTTCCTCCTCATCGACCGCCACCTCCTCCAGCATCGGAATTGCCAATAAGAACCCTAATTTGTTCGGAGACCTTGTTGGATCTGCGTTAGGGCAAAGTAAGGCTAATAGCAACGTACCTTTGAAGGTTGCCGCGCCTGTCTCTGCATCGGGATCGAACAAGGGTGCATATTCCATGGGGAATTTAGCAGATTCGCTGCCGAAGACTGGTAATTTGGCGAAGGGAAGCGGTAATTGGGGCTCTTCGGAGAGTTTTGGGAGTTATACAAGTGCAAACAATAGTAGTGCCAATACTAGTAATGTCAATAGCATGAAAAGTGGGACTGTTGGGGGTCCGGCAATGAGGAGTGGAGGTGGGATGGGTTCAAATAAGGACCCATTTGGTTCCTTGGTTGATTTTGGATCAAAGCCAATGGGAAGTTTGAATTCAGCCACCAAAggcactaataataataattccaCTTCAAAGGATGATGCCTTTGGATATTTTCAGAATGCTTCAAAATCAAGCACACCTACATTTGATCCTTTTCCTCAGGTTAAAAGCAATCCCGTGGGAtcaaattctggttcttattcAAGAATGGATGATTTTGCTGTCCCTACCCCTCAGAATCAGCCTCCTGTTCAGTCATCTGGTGGCGATGTCTTTGACTCGCTGTTTACCTCATCCTCGGCCTCTGTTGGGGGCTCAACTAATATTTCTGAAGAAATTGGGAGCCAGCAGTTTTCTGGTGGTGATGATTGGGGAATGGATACAGGATTTGGGGGAGGGAATGACACAGGTGGGACAACTGAGCTTGAAGGTCTTCCTCCACCACCTACAGGTTTTTCGGCAACAGCTGCAAAGAATAAAGGGATGGATAACTACAAGCAGGGACAGTATGCTGATGCCATAAAGTGGCTTTCTTGGGCTGTGATTCTTCTTGAGAAGGCTGGTGATGATGCTGCTACCATGGAGGTCTTATCCAGCAGAGCTTCGTGTTACAAAGAAGTTGGGGAGTATAAAAAAGCTGTCGCAGATTGTACAAAGGTattatcatttaatatttttcttagtaGTTCTTTTATGATTTCTGCTTAGAGTTGATGTATTTTTAATCTATGGTAATATTAAAGCCTGTGAATTAACTTGAGTGTTGCTCGATCTGCTTCTTTTTTTGATGGCTTGAAAGTTGTTAACGGTCAATATAACTCTGAGAGCTGTTTGTAGATTGATAGGATCACTGTTGTTAGAATCTTATGATTCACGATTCAAATGGTAcgattcgactcgattcatatagaaatcgagttgaatctatagggtgaatctaaaatcccttagaatcgtacgattcacgattcgaatcgtacgattcggctcgattcatatagaaatcgagtcgaatttatagggtgaatcgaaaatcccttaaaatcatctatgaatTGGACGAATCGACCATGAATTGCATGAATAGCACGATTCATCCAATTTGTGCGACTTCGTCTGCAAGTGtgctttaatcaaatatttgttctatttggctatctttgaaaacaaagaagatgatgaaaatgatgaagatggtgatgctcttgaacttgaagatgaagattattgataactagtgaagattatggacaatggagtttattagtaaccttataattgtaggttttttttttttttttttttttttttttttctaacttgttattttgaaagtggtttggtttggtgtaatttgaatttaaagccaacatgaatatacttttgccttttggtataattttaaacttagcaaatatatttagaagtttatttatctatttatatttaaaagaattgatcatggtgggtacattatttattttctatggatatatattatttatagttgaaattgagaatgtgtaccgaatcttacgattcgattcgattctcgattcacgattcataaaataagaatttcgattctcgattcgaatctcgatttaacaactatggATAGGATCATTTGCAGCACAAACAACCAGTTAATGGAAACTCTGAATTTCAGctcatatatttgttaaattcttctaATCTGGGTAGCTATGAAGCAGCCCTCTAATCCTTGATAATTTCTCAAACTGGAGGCTGTGTTCCATGATTCAAAAATGAAAGGTGCTCTTATTTCAGAATTCAGGTCTGAAATGTCCGAAATATTTTCTTGACTGTTCATGTTTAAAGGATTCATACAGGGCGTGCAAAGTTTTAGAGTGCTGTAGGCTTTCTAACCAAACCTCCCTTCCTTTTTCCATGCTTGAACTGGTTGTCCAACGAAAAACATTCATTTCAATATATGTTTAAGCATTGTATTGGTTTCACTTACACGTCGTTGACTAAGTTAAGAGATCATATCTTATATAGTCTAATGtcatttatacttatttttggTCATGGGTGATGGATAGATGCATTGTGTTCCATTGCTTCCTCTGGTTGTCATTTTCTTAATCATCTTCACTTTTCCCAATTGAAAATCTTCATGTCATAACCTGTTTGCATGTTGTTCAGGTCCTAGAGCGAGATGGTGAGAATGTAGCTGTCCTTGTACAGCGTGCTCTCTTGTATGAGAGTATGGAAAAGTACAAGCTTGGTGCAGAAGACCTGAGGATTGTAATGAAGCTTGATCCGGGTAACAGGGTTGCAAGAAGTACCATCCATCGGTTGACTAAAATGGCCGGCTAGAGAAGTTTCTTTTTTCCActtgctttgtttctttttctcattcattTACATGATTGATATTTGATAGTTATATTCTCTCTTTATATCAATTTGTGGGGGAGTAATAGCATTTTGCTTGAGAACTGTTATTCTTCTTATGTTTGTTCTGTAACTTTACATGCTTGTTGTATTTCATGTCCTATTCTGGTTGTGATCTGAAATTCTCTTGtatgcatttaaaatttctCTTGGATTGGAGGTTGAGTTCAATACACGCTTGGTGTATCTTTTTCTTTGTAACTGCGATTCATGTCTTAAAGGCAGTATTCTTGGGTACTTAATCTAGTCATATGGTCTTTTGGGAGGTTTAATGTCACTTCAACATTTCTGAAGAACCATGTacctatgaaaaaaaaaattattatttgagtATGTCTACTTGGCAGTGCTAGATGTTCAACCTATGAAGTAACCAAGCAACATTGAGGAAGAGATAGGAATAAAGCAGATCAAGAAATTATAGATGGTTTGTGACCAAGCCATGGCAGAATGGAAGAATGGCGTAAATCTGAATTGGCAATTAGTATCATGAAAATGAAGCAAACTCCAGCTTGTAGctcttaaaataaaatgcaGAGAAAGACCAAGAACAGCATGTTTGGAATGACCAAAAAAGGTTGGTTTTTAGACCTGATTTTCGCATTGCTTTCTGTGGGAAGGTTTGTGCAGGATGACTTTGTAGGGACTAATAAAACTGGTATAGATAACCTGCACCTTTGATACTTTGTGTGATTGCTATGCGTTATATCTCCAACTTGAAAACCAAACATCTTGATTCCACATGAAATTGTTGCCCTTTTTTATCATACTTTCATGTATGCAACCTTATCAATGGAAAGCAAACTGTTTGtgcacaaacaaataaatacaataagtGGGACTGTTGACATATGTATTCTTTTAGGAGGCTCAACTATTCATGTTTGGGAAGGAAAGGATGCAGCAGAAAAATATCTGAAACCCTTTGGTTAACCAAGTACAGAACACTGGATTAACGTGAAACCCAGGTCCATTGCTTATGGTTAACCAAGTCTTGCCAAACAGGTATGTCGTTGAGACCCAAGCAGTCCGATTCTCATCCCTGTATGtatcaataaaaagaaaataaatacataaaaaagagaaaatgaatcCGTGATAGAGTATGGAGTTCCCTTAAAAGAGCCCTTTTAATTATAGTTTACTATTGCTGCAAATTTTTCACTTGATGAAAGGAAAACCATGCTtagatatatgtatacatattgaGTTTTGTCATATATTATGTCTGATATATTTATGGAACCATCAGATAAACTGGGAATGGAATTAGAGGAAGCATACTTTTGACATATTTGTGGAACTACCAGACAAACTGGGAGTGGACAAAACTGGAAGCATGCATTAGGGTTCACCCCCAGatgatcagatttttttagGACCAAGTACATGCAGTTGTCTCTTACTATTAGTTTTCGTTATTGTTTACCATTTCTTGCAAACGATGATGATATCAATTGATAGGCTCGACTAGTTGTTAAGATGACATTATACCTTGCAATTTTCCTCTGGCATCTCCAAGAAGCCCACTCAATGGAAGTGTTAAAGAGTTTAACTTGATAATAGTTGACTCtctttgaatttataatttggGAATGTCTAGCAGTCTATGATATGCGCTGCCTGTTTAGTGCTATGCTGTCCGTTTAATATATGTGATGTTCTTTTATAGAGACTTCAACTAATGTTTTAGCTATCGGTTTACGACTTTGGCGAACTGCACAATTAAGACTCAGCCAACATGGTATTGCATATTAAACGTATAGAAAACTGTATTCGCTCTGCTCCCCGTGAACTGGCAACCTATTTTATAACTCTGTTTTCTTAAATGGCATGCATACAACAATCCATACCTCTTCTAGATGCTTGTGAAATTTGAGTTTGTACCTATACAATGACCAGGTGATGTTTTAGACTTCAAACTGGAGAAAGGTGCATTGTGGCAAGCCTTTGTTTTAAGAAAGAAGAGTAAAATTGAGTAGTGCGCGCGCTAGCCTCTAGGTAAGCTTACTGAACTTCCTTCTGGTCCAAAATATCTTGTCATCTGTTACTTAGAAGGGAAGAACACTGAGATTTTTTTACATTATCTGACACGCTTAGTCACAGAGAAAACATAGTTTTGGTAACGCCCAGAACAGGCGCCCTACCCCAATGGCCCCACACCATGGGAGGGGGGGTAAATTAGGACCCGAGCTCCCTTGATTTCGAACCCGGGAGCATCCGCACTTGCAGCACCTCCACGAAAGCGCCAGAGCCACTCGGGCTGAGCCCTGGGGACCATAGAGAAAACATAGTTGATGAGCGGGAGAGGGGGGGAAGAATAGAATATAGAATTGGGCAGTGAAGTGAGCAGTTGCGAGTTGCGAGGTGTAACTGACAGCAGCGGTCTATCTCTACAGCTTTTGGGTCACTTGTTTGCGGAAAATGCTAGAGAGCCCAACGAGTTTAccgaaagggggcaaaaagatcATTTTGCCCCCACGCCTTACTCTCTCCCTTCCCCTCCCCCTCTCATGGattcccccccccctctttgTGCGTCACCCCTGCCTGCCATGGCCGTCGTTTGCCTCTCCGCTGCAGTCGCTCGGCCTCGCCTCCGTCATCTCGCCGACAATCGATGCAAGCCAGGCGAGGCCGGGCGACTGCAGCGAGGTGTAGTGAAGAGGTGAGCGACGGCCATGGCAAGCAGGGGAGGCGCAGAGTGAGGGGGACAGTGGCCTGCTTTGCAAAGCGGAcggggcaaaatcgtcattttGTCCGCTCTCTGTGAGCTGCTCAGTTGACCCGTTGGGCCTATAGAGCGACTCCTTGTTTGCTCTCAAAAGCCCGTTTTCCTTCGGGGATGAACTTGTCGGCCTGATCAGTTTCTGGCTATTGTCGATGATTCTACTGTACAACTTGATAAGTCTGGGAAGTCATCCTGCCCACCCACCCTTAACCATGCCCAGCTTTAAATGCTTTTCCACTGACATGCATATCTTCTACCTTTTGTTTGATTCGGCAGGCCACGTAAAATTGGAACGTCTTTccaagtttgattcttttcttttatcttttgttcATTCAACATGAGGATTGTGGAAGTTTCTTTTCTTCGAACCTATAATAATATTTGGGTGTGTAAACTCACTAGTTTATAAATTACTTACATGCTTTAAGCAAGTACAACAATCTGTATATAGTCTCAAATCTCTAGTGGAGAATGCCCCTGTAATTCCTTTTAACACTAGACTAGACCGATCTTGATgacaaatatacaaaaatatttatgactATCTTGGTATAATATCAGCAGTATTGTCGGATTAAACAAGCATAAGCCTACATGGAGAACTTTTATCTGATTTGAATCTCATAGGCCATGGGCCCATGGAGAGAAAACTTTTGGGCCAAATATATTATACAAGGgcctctttctcttctttgatAGAACAtttgttttttagttttgttttattattgaaaacaaaataaaaatttgtagtTGGTTGTTTGCTTTGATTTTAAACAAGGTCAAAAACAAAACATGCTAGGATAGGATGTCttgtcttattattattttttttttttattttgtttggttcCATTTCAATTTGTCAACTGTCGTGCTCAATCAAGCCCCAAACCCCCCTGAGTTTGCTTATCCCATTAAACGTGTGTAATCGAGCCCTGCCCTCTTCTTCACAAGTGTGTAGGGCCTTGAACTTGATAAAATATTGATGACTTGGGAAGGCAACTTTGTTCATAAGCTAGTTCCAGTAAATGTTTATTTGGAATTAGATTAGGGAATGGtaaatttcatatataatttcttaggtttatttaaattataataattacttttatattttaaaaatataatattaatctcttttaacttttaaaatcaaatattataaaatttctgtttaattaatttttttcaattgcCTAAAATACCCTCAATCCTTCTCTTTTCTTGTccttttttctcctcttgctcCTACCAAGTAAGTCGTCAGCTTCAGTTCgactctcttttcttttttcttccagCAACAAGTGTAGCAGCCAACGTAGGTCACTCCATCTTCCTCTCACTTTACCATCGATGAGCTTCACAAGAGCAACAAAACCACATCATGTGGACACATGATCCTCTTGAAAGTTTAAGCTAACAAGAAAAAGAGAACCAAGTTTTGACCTTCGCCAGAGGGAAAAAGGCTCCATCATGAGGGGATTTTTTCCCCGTGTTCTTTTAGAAACTTTAAGCTagtaagaaaaagagaaaaagttgAGCTAGGGTGACGAAAACAACAACAAAGATGAAGATTGAACCCAAACTTAGGTACAATCCAGTAACTACCATTCATGTTCTTCGTTCTAATTTTTCATGATTCTTCTTTCCACAAAACTTATATCTAGGTTCATGTTCTTCGTTCTTTGTGATTCTAGGTTTTGCAAAATGAAGAATAGGAGACAAATTCAAATATTCCCCTGTTATTCATCGTCTTGTTCATTTTCATTCCaatgtttgattttgaagaatttgTGTTCGATTTTAAACTCTTATGAAAATGCCCCATGGCGAAATGGGGATTCGTGTGGAGAGAGGACAGAGTTGATTTAGAAGTTGTTAACTATCTAACtatccaagaaaaaaaaagaattgaaaaaatataaacacaataaatcaattacaatgaaaacaaatataaaattttacgtAATTTGACTTTATAACCAGTTTACGTACACAATCCTAAACTTTATGAGATGTTTTATGATATTCATCAATAATTATAagttttaatgaaaaaatttaacaaaatcctTATTCTCACACACCACCCATATACTCAAGTGGACCCCTTTATCATCCAAATCTCTCTATAATTATGTGTCTCTctctattttataaaataacgtAGAATAAGacctatttataaaaaaaagtaacatCTCTACCTCCGATTCCTAGTCAATGTGAAATTCTATTAATTACTTTTCATTTGGAATTTAAGGAGCCCCACAACAAGAGTTGCTAGAAGATAAGGtcaagaaaggagaaagaaatagagaataaattatttaactataagaataaaatagttaatttttatatttaattaactatAAGGGAGGactatgatattttttaaaaaaatataaaattaatcagtataatttaaacaaacttaagacatataatatttaaaatttatttaaaaaaccaAATATGATCATAGTAAATTTGTgagtaaattatatattttccttttt from Diospyros lotus cultivar Yz01 chromosome 4, ASM1463336v1, whole genome shotgun sequence includes the following:
- the LOC127798857 gene encoding uncharacterized serine-rich protein C215.13-like; this encodes MNSNYGKSNKPSSLNNYGFDFGGLGSNRSRPLNEQKSQTASSFTSSQSKPNTSSSWQPRPSWTHQPAAIQPAPPGLNGPSSMVGDIFGKTWSSSSSSSTATSSSIGIANKNPNLFGDLVGSALGQSKANSNVPLKVAAPVSASGSNKGAYSMGNLADSLPKTGNLAKGSGNWGSSESFGSYTSANNSSANTSNVNSMKSGTVGGPAMRSGGGMGSNKDPFGSLVDFGSKPMGSLNSATKGTNNNNSTSKDDAFGYFQNASKSSTPTFDPFPQVKSNPVGSNSGSYSRMDDFAVPTPQNQPPVQSSGGDVFDSLFTSSSASVGGSTNISEEIGSQQFSGGDDWGMDTGFGGGNDTGGTTELEGLPPPPTGFSATAAKNKGMDNYKQGQYADAIKWLSWAVILLEKAGDDAATMEVLSSRASCYKEVGEYKKAVADCTKVLERDGENVAVLVQRALLYESMEKYKLGAEDLRIVMKLDPGNRVARSTIHRLTKMAG